In one window of Falco cherrug isolate bFalChe1 chromosome 12, bFalChe1.pri, whole genome shotgun sequence DNA:
- the LEPROT gene encoding leptin receptor gene-related protein, protein MAGIKALVALSFSGAIGLTFLMLGCALEYYGVYWPLFVLIFYFICPIPHFIAKRVSDDSDAASSACRELAYFFTTGIVVSAFGFPIILARVEAIKWGACGLVLAGNAVIFLTILGFFLVFGRGDDFSWEQW, encoded by the exons ATGGCGGGTATCAAAG CTCTCGTGGCCCTGTCCTTCAGCGGAGCCATCGGGCTGACCTTCCTCATGCTGGGCTGCGCCCTGGAGTACTACGG TGTGTACTGGCCTCTGTTTGTCTTAATATTTTACTTCATCTGCCCCATTCCCCACTTCATTGCAAAAAGAGTGAGTGATGACAGTGATGcagccagcagtgcctgcagagAATTGGCATATTTCTTCACAACTGGAATTGTTGTTTCTGCCTTTGGATTTCCTATAATCCTTGCACGGGTTGAAGCG ATCAAGTGGGGAGCCTGTGGTCTGGTGCTGGCTGGCAATGCAGTAATTTTCCTTACTATTTTAggcttttttcttgtgtttggtAGAGGAGATGACTTTAGCTGGGAACAGTGGTAG